In the genome of Xanthobacteraceae bacterium, one region contains:
- a CDS encoding DUF4153 domain-containing protein, whose product MSVQRVALVRTLVGLLQGVILYRLYLAFAERLWPATDGLVFAPLVLAAFLVPLVFIAGIGNLKLRTLALWTAGALLLSLALGYYDLWREPFEQYSPRPRLTPSPWIWVVLPAILFILHALVAAGDGDRKYLASYLSYFEQSWKQGVQLLLTILFVGVLWLLLWLGASLFGLIRISFFAQLLWKPWFSIPVTALATACAVHITDVRTALISGARTVKLTLLSWLLPVIAFFVVLFLLALFTTGLEPLWSTRRAGTILLSTAAALVFLINAAYHDGLPETHVPLLLRQTRFIAALTILPVVALAAYALWLRIGQYGLTPPRVFASAATIIMSFYAVGYAYAAMRARLSLKPLEVTNVVTAYAIVATAVALFSPIADPWKIAANNQVHRLATGVIPPEKFDFTFLRFDAGRYGREALAQLASKTQGPQAEAIMERAKKALAAKSRYQTTPQAVTPPPTPAAKEANITLLAAGTKTLPKDFLEQTWEKHPRQYQIPRCLYADTKCEAILIDADGDGTEEIVVWQVPRGFAAVFGKEDNQWIFLGQLENSGCPGVRESLREGQFRYAAPRYRELTVGENRMRIVTQRSCAPQVKREQKKE is encoded by the coding sequence ATGTCCGTGCAACGTGTCGCGCTCGTTCGAACGCTGGTGGGCCTGCTGCAGGGCGTGATCCTCTACCGGCTCTACCTCGCCTTCGCGGAACGGCTCTGGCCCGCGACCGATGGCCTGGTGTTCGCGCCGCTGGTGCTGGCCGCGTTCTTAGTCCCGCTCGTCTTCATCGCCGGGATCGGCAATCTCAAGCTGCGCACGCTCGCGCTCTGGACCGCAGGCGCGCTGCTGCTCTCGCTGGCGCTCGGCTATTATGACCTGTGGCGCGAGCCGTTCGAGCAATACAGCCCGCGCCCGCGCCTCACTCCCTCGCCGTGGATCTGGGTGGTGCTGCCCGCGATCCTGTTCATCCTGCACGCGCTGGTCGCGGCCGGAGACGGCGACCGCAAATATCTCGCCTCCTACCTCTCCTATTTCGAGCAGTCGTGGAAACAGGGCGTGCAGCTTCTGTTGACCATCCTGTTCGTCGGCGTGTTGTGGCTGCTCCTGTGGCTCGGCGCTTCGCTGTTCGGGCTGATCCGTATCAGCTTCTTCGCGCAACTGTTGTGGAAGCCATGGTTCTCGATTCCCGTGACCGCGCTGGCCACCGCCTGCGCCGTCCACATTACCGATGTGCGCACTGCGCTGATCAGCGGCGCGCGCACGGTGAAGCTCACGCTGCTGAGCTGGCTGCTGCCGGTAATTGCCTTCTTCGTGGTGCTGTTCCTGCTCGCGCTGTTCACGACCGGGCTGGAACCGCTCTGGAGCACCCGGCGCGCAGGCACCATCCTGCTTTCCACCGCGGCGGCACTCGTATTCCTCATTAACGCGGCCTATCACGATGGCCTGCCGGAAACGCATGTACCGCTCCTGCTGCGGCAGACGCGCTTCATCGCAGCACTGACGATCCTGCCAGTCGTCGCCCTCGCCGCCTATGCGCTGTGGCTACGCATCGGACAATACGGCCTCACGCCGCCGCGCGTATTTGCCAGCGCGGCGACGATCATCATGTCTTTCTATGCGGTGGGCTATGCCTATGCCGCGATGCGCGCCCGGCTTTCGTTGAAGCCGCTGGAAGTCACCAATGTAGTGACGGCTTATGCCATCGTCGCAACGGCGGTGGCGCTGTTCTCTCCGATTGCCGATCCATGGAAGATCGCGGCCAACAATCAGGTACATCGCCTCGCCACCGGCGTCATTCCGCCGGAGAAATTCGATTTCACTTTCCTGCGTTTCGACGCCGGGCGTTACGGACGTGAAGCGCTCGCACAGCTCGCGAGCAAAACGCAAGGTCCACAGGCGGAAGCAATCATGGAGCGCGCAAAGAAGGCGCTCGCCGCCAAGTCACGATACCAGACCACGCCGCAGGCCGTGACACCGCCACCCACGCCCGCAGCAAAAGAAGCGAACATCACGCTCCTCGCGGCCGGCACGAAGACGCTGCCAAAGGATTTCCTGGAGCAGACCTGGGAGAAACATCCGCGTCAATATCAAATCCCGCGCTGCCTTTACGCCGACACGAAATGCGAAGCCATCCTGATCGATGCGGATGGCGACGGCACGGAGGAGATCGTGGTCTGGCAGGTGCCGAGAGGATTTGCCGCCGTGTTCGGCAAGGAAGACAACCAGTGGATCTTCCTCGGACAACTCGAAAACTCGGGCTGCCCCGGCGTTCGTGAATCGCTTCGCGAGGGCCAGTTCAGGTACGCCGCGCCGCGCTACCGCGAGCTTACGGTCGGCGAAAACCGGATGCGCATTGTCACGCAACGCAGTTGCGCGCCGCAGGTCAAGCGCGAGCAGAAGAAAGAGTAA
- a CDS encoding lysophospholipase, with protein sequence MEIKAADGTLLHLRKWLRKESQIIRHSILLVHGLGEHGGRYTHVAKLLTEIGFDVWAYDHRGFGLSGGKRAAIPHTDALLDDLKLVFEALTEEQRVQGEARRPLLLGHSMGGAIVARAATGGWVSPGALILSSPGLLSRLGGFMQVFTRAAAMVLPNLAIPHGLPLDKISHDEAVLADAKADPLNHAQITPRLAAFILDAGERAIRDAGSLDIPVLVQAAGADQLVDVKGARLFAERMKPKLCTLKIYEGLWHEIYNEREPDRSNVLADLRNWLLPESSDVLIDRR encoded by the coding sequence ATGGAAATCAAGGCTGCAGACGGTACTCTGCTCCACCTGCGCAAGTGGTTGCGCAAGGAAAGCCAGATCATCAGGCACTCGATCCTGCTCGTTCATGGTCTTGGCGAGCATGGCGGCCGCTATACTCACGTCGCGAAGCTGCTAACTGAAATCGGTTTCGATGTCTGGGCCTACGATCATCGTGGCTTCGGTCTGTCCGGCGGGAAGCGTGCAGCGATCCCTCATACGGATGCGCTTCTGGATGATCTGAAACTCGTATTCGAAGCGCTGACTGAAGAACAACGCGTCCAAGGTGAGGCGAGAAGGCCGCTGTTACTGGGTCACAGTATGGGCGGTGCTATCGTGGCGCGCGCCGCGACCGGCGGATGGGTTTCTCCGGGCGCCTTGATCCTTTCTTCGCCGGGATTGCTCTCCCGGCTTGGCGGGTTCATGCAAGTTTTCACGCGCGCTGCGGCGATGGTTCTGCCGAACCTCGCGATCCCGCACGGCTTGCCGCTCGACAAAATTTCGCACGACGAAGCCGTGCTGGCGGATGCCAAAGCCGATCCGCTGAACCATGCGCAGATTACACCACGCCTCGCGGCCTTCATTCTCGACGCAGGCGAGCGCGCCATACGCGACGCCGGAAGCCTCGACATTCCTGTTCTGGTTCAGGCAGCTGGTGCCGACCAACTGGTGGATGTCAAAGGCGCGAGATTGTTTGCGGAACGCATGAAGCCGAAGCTCTGCACCTTGAAGATCTACGAAGGGCTTTGGCACGAAATATATAACGAGCGAGAGCCGGATCGCTCGAATGTGCTTGCAGACCTGAGAAACTGGCTGCTGCCGGAGTCTTCCGACGTCCTGATCGACCGCAGGTAA
- a CDS encoding thiamine pyrophosphate-binding protein — protein sequence MNNKTPTLDLNADDNACAAWIARFLKTRGIDRIFGLQGGHIQPIWDHVARQGIRIIDVRDEGAAVHMAHAHAELMGGFGVAMVTAGPGVTNTVTAMCNAHLARIPVLLIGGCTSRPQANMGPLQDIPHVDLLKPVCRTARTLRVADQVIREFDEGVARAMGDNGEPGPVYLEIPTDVLRTSVPKNLVLDEWMAAKKPRTIVPDPNAIKEAVDVLWGAKRPLVFTGRGARGADKELVRLLDATGALYLDTQESRGLVPADHPSTAAAVRAQAMQDADVVLLIGRKLDYQTGYGSPAVFPHARFIRLSDAAGELIDNRRGQPEILASVPLALKAMCDIAGNRESSIDKQWADGLRNKHKDRVAKAKANKGPQTGDDGKIHPQVIFDALAELADPDYIAIADGGDLLSFARTGLQARTYMDAGAFGCLGVGVPFAIAAALAMPERQVISVNGDGAYGINAMEIDTAVRHGAKCVFIVSNNAAWNIERLDQEMNYGGRVVGTTLRHSDYAAMAKALGLHAERVTKPEELKPAIERALKNAPALVDVVTSQTVISSDAQKGLGFVPDYQALTAWDDAERKRRGL from the coding sequence ATGAACAACAAGACGCCGACGCTCGATCTCAACGCCGACGATAACGCTTGCGCCGCCTGGATTGCGCGTTTCCTGAAAACGCGCGGCATCGACCGTATCTTCGGTTTGCAGGGCGGCCATATCCAGCCGATCTGGGATCATGTGGCGCGGCAGGGTATCCGCATCATCGACGTGCGCGACGAAGGGGCCGCCGTGCACATGGCGCATGCCCATGCAGAGCTGATGGGTGGCTTTGGCGTCGCCATGGTGACGGCAGGGCCGGGCGTCACCAACACCGTGACGGCGATGTGCAACGCTCACCTCGCGCGTATCCCAGTGCTTCTGATCGGCGGCTGCACATCGCGCCCACAGGCGAACATGGGGCCGTTGCAGGACATTCCGCACGTCGATCTGTTGAAGCCTGTCTGCCGTACGGCGCGCACATTGCGCGTGGCCGATCAGGTGATCCGCGAGTTCGACGAGGGCGTCGCGCGCGCGATGGGCGACAACGGCGAACCAGGACCGGTCTATCTCGAAATCCCCACCGATGTCCTGCGTACCAGCGTGCCTAAGAACCTTGTGCTGGATGAATGGATGGCAGCGAAGAAACCGCGCACCATCGTTCCCGATCCGAACGCGATCAAAGAGGCCGTTGACGTTCTCTGGGGCGCAAAACGTCCGCTGGTCTTCACGGGCCGCGGCGCGCGCGGCGCGGACAAGGAATTGGTGCGATTGCTCGACGCAACGGGTGCGCTCTACCTCGACACGCAGGAGAGCCGTGGTCTTGTTCCCGCCGATCATCCTTCCACGGCCGCTGCAGTGCGCGCACAGGCAATGCAGGATGCCGACGTCGTGCTGCTGATCGGCCGTAAGCTGGACTACCAGACCGGTTACGGCTCGCCTGCGGTGTTCCCACATGCGCGGTTTATTCGCCTGTCCGATGCCGCTGGCGAACTGATCGACAACCGCCGCGGCCAGCCGGAAATCCTTGCGAGTGTTCCGCTTGCGTTGAAAGCAATGTGCGACATCGCCGGCAACCGCGAGTCTTCCATCGACAAGCAATGGGCGGACGGACTGCGCAACAAGCACAAGGATCGCGTCGCCAAGGCGAAGGCTAACAAAGGTCCGCAAACCGGCGATGACGGAAAAATCCACCCGCAGGTGATCTTCGATGCGCTCGCCGAACTGGCAGACCCGGATTACATCGCAATCGCCGATGGCGGCGACCTGCTCAGCTTCGCGCGTACGGGCTTGCAGGCGCGAACCTATATGGATGCAGGCGCGTTTGGCTGCCTTGGCGTCGGCGTGCCATTTGCCATCGCGGCTGCGCTGGCGATGCCGGAGCGGCAGGTAATTTCCGTGAACGGCGATGGCGCCTATGGCATCAACGCCATGGAAATCGACACTGCCGTGCGCCACGGCGCGAAATGCGTGTTCATCGTCTCTAACAATGCCGCGTGGAATATCGAACGGCTCGATCAGGAGATGAACTACGGCGGCCGTGTCGTCGGCACCACGCTGCGCCATTCCGATTATGCAGCCATGGCGAAAGCGCTAGGCCTGCATGCCGAGCGCGTGACCAAGCCGGAGGAACTGAAACCCGCCATCGAGCGCGCATTGAAGAACGCGCCCGCGCTGGTCGATGTCGTCACTTCGCAGACCGTGATCTCATCCGACGCGCAAAAGGGCCTCGGCTTCGTGCCGGACTATCAGGCACTGACCGCATGGGATGACGCGGAGCGCAAGCGCCGCGGTCTTTAG
- a CDS encoding LLM class flavin-dependent oxidoreductase gives MIPFSVLDLAPVTEGGTAADAFRNSLDLARHVEALDYKRYWLAEHHNMPGIASAATSVVIGHIAGGTKSIRVGAGGVMLPNHSPLVIAEQFGTLASLYPDRIDLGLGRAPGTDQRTMHALRRNKTDEDTFPDDVVELAHYFMPPQPGQTVHAYPGAGLKVPLWILGSSAYGAQLAALLGLPYAFASHFAPDYLMTAIELYRKNFRPSQFLDKPYFMPCIGVFAADSDEEAKMLFTSQQRQFVNLRRGSPGLLQPPASLENYWSPAEKAGVEHALQYAVVGSKKTVRDGINRFIEMTGADELMIAAQIYDHVARKRSYAILAEIRA, from the coding sequence ATGATCCCCTTCTCGGTTCTTGACCTTGCACCCGTTACCGAAGGCGGCACGGCAGCCGACGCCTTCCGCAACTCGCTCGATCTTGCGCGGCATGTGGAGGCGCTCGACTACAAGCGCTACTGGCTGGCCGAACATCATAACATGCCGGGTATTGCGAGCGCCGCCACCTCGGTCGTGATCGGACATATCGCGGGCGGCACGAAGTCCATTCGCGTTGGCGCGGGCGGCGTCATGCTGCCGAACCATTCGCCGCTGGTCATCGCCGAACAGTTCGGCACACTGGCCTCGCTCTATCCGGATCGCATCGATCTGGGCCTTGGACGTGCACCCGGCACGGACCAGCGCACCATGCACGCGCTACGGCGCAACAAGACCGACGAAGATACTTTTCCGGACGATGTCGTCGAACTTGCGCACTATTTCATGCCGCCACAACCGGGCCAGACCGTGCATGCCTATCCCGGCGCGGGGCTGAAAGTGCCGCTATGGATTCTCGGATCGAGTGCATATGGCGCGCAGCTCGCGGCCCTGCTCGGCCTGCCTTATGCCTTCGCTTCGCATTTCGCGCCTGACTACCTGATGACTGCAATCGAGCTGTACCGGAAGAACTTCCGGCCTTCGCAATTTCTGGACAAGCCCTACTTCATGCCTTGCATCGGCGTGTTCGCCGCCGATAGCGACGAAGAGGCGAAGATGCTGTTCACTTCGCAGCAACGCCAGTTCGTCAACCTGCGCCGCGGCTCGCCGGGTCTTTTGCAACCGCCGGCCAGCCTCGAAAACTACTGGTCGCCCGCGGAGAAAGCGGGCGTCGAACACGCGCTGCAATATGCCGTCGTCGGCTCGAAGAAAACCGTACGCGACGGAATCAATCGCTTCATTGAGATGACGGGCGCGGACGAATTGATGATTGCGGCACAAATCTACGACCACGTAGCGCGGAAACGGTCCTACGCAATCCTGGCCGAAATCCGCGCCTGA
- a CDS encoding hemerythrin domain-containing protein, translated as MFPNYDSPEHHLAKRPGLTGELRKLLFDTPKEQWGSHNNYWRGADMWQGIHRSLLHESGLFVSGLEKLLDMPKSEMDTALRLADMRHLGGHLVGHAHVHHHVEDDHYFPRFKEVFPQLGKPIDLLDCDHRVLEETLDAVEGHVRTLFAEKAGRDEITAVLEDARKLDRILTRHLEDEEDIVIPALLKGL; from the coding sequence ATGTTTCCGAATTACGACTCGCCAGAGCACCATCTCGCGAAGCGCCCCGGACTTACCGGAGAGCTGCGCAAGCTTTTGTTCGACACGCCGAAAGAGCAGTGGGGCAGTCACAACAATTACTGGCGCGGTGCCGATATGTGGCAGGGCATCCACCGCTCATTGCTCCACGAGTCCGGCCTGTTCGTGAGTGGGCTGGAAAAGCTGCTCGATATGCCGAAAAGCGAAATGGATACCGCGCTTCGGTTGGCGGACATGCGCCATCTCGGCGGGCATCTCGTGGGCCACGCGCATGTGCACCATCACGTCGAGGACGATCATTACTTTCCGCGTTTCAAGGAAGTGTTCCCCCAACTCGGCAAGCCCATCGATTTGCTCGATTGCGATCATCGCGTGCTCGAGGAGACCCTGGACGCTGTCGAAGGGCACGTCCGCACGCTCTTCGCCGAGAAAGCGGGGCGTGACGAGATCACAGCCGTGCTCGAAGACGCGCGCAAGCTGGACCGTATCCTGACGCGGCATCTCGAAGACGAGGAAGACATCGTCATTCCGGCACTCCTCAAGGGCTTGTGA
- a CDS encoding N-acetyltransferase, whose translation MSEVRDNPEKHQFEMIVDDHTALAAYRLKPGVITFTHTEVPKELGGRGIGSQLAKGALDQARARSLKVIPLCPFIKAYIEKHPEYADLVTGN comes from the coding sequence ATGAGTGAAGTTCGCGACAATCCGGAAAAGCATCAGTTCGAGATGATCGTCGACGACCACACCGCACTCGCCGCCTACCGGCTGAAGCCCGGTGTCATCACTTTCACGCATACGGAAGTGCCAAAAGAACTGGGCGGCCGCGGTATCGGCTCGCAGCTTGCCAAGGGAGCGCTCGATCAGGCGCGCGCGCGCAGCCTGAAAGTGATACCGCTCTGTCCGTTCATCAAGGCATATATCGAGAAGCATCCCGAATACGCCGATCTCGTAACCGGCAATTAG
- a CDS encoding N-acetyltransferase, with protein MSLIRDNKALSRYEFDVEGGTAFANYRLSPGVVTVTYTEVPVALRGRGIGAKLSTAVLEHIRVQGMKVIPRCGYFAGFIRDHPEYHDLLAQ; from the coding sequence ATGTCATTGATCCGCGACAATAAGGCCCTGAGCCGCTACGAGTTCGATGTCGAAGGCGGCACCGCTTTCGCCAATTACCGGCTGTCACCCGGCGTCGTGACCGTAACCTATACGGAAGTGCCGGTAGCGCTTCGCGGGCGCGGCATTGGGGCAAAACTTTCCACCGCCGTGCTTGAACATATCCGCGTACAAGGAATGAAAGTCATTCCACGTTGCGGATATTTCGCCGGCTTCATCCGCGATCATCCCGAATATCACGATCTGCTCGCCCAATGA
- a CDS encoding AMP-binding protein: protein MTFRQWRDRSARLANVLLGFGLKKGDRVCVLAYNCVEWLEIYAAMAFSGLVMVPVNFRLVGSEIRYIAENCEARAFIVQDELTGVIESVRFELDIPAANFIKFGSRKAEGNYREYEDLIAGSRDSIPDVKVAVTDPWAFMYTSGTTGKPKGAIRSHRASTMIALVTQSELSVRTDDSALLVMPMCHANSLFFFGAFQGCGARVTVYNRKSIDPEELVRTLSENGSTFTSLVPTHYIMMLGLPVAVRAKYNVDALTKMMISSAPARADTKREVMEYFRNTGLFELYGSTECGWVTMLHPEEQFSKLGSVGRETVGSQRIRILDPQGNEVPDGEPGELYSCNAQTFDGYWKLPEKTSEAFRGDYCTVGDLARRDEDGFIHLVDRKSNMVISGGENVYPSEVEAMLGGHPKVKDVAVIGVADPKWGERVHAVVIAHDGATLTETEIIEWSRDKIAGYKRPRSISVIGDNEMPRTATGKILHRVLRERFSGKV from the coding sequence ATGACATTCCGCCAGTGGCGCGATCGTTCTGCGCGGCTCGCGAATGTCCTTCTCGGTTTCGGATTGAAGAAGGGCGATCGTGTCTGCGTTCTCGCTTATAACTGCGTCGAGTGGCTGGAGATTTACGCAGCCATGGCCTTCTCAGGACTGGTCATGGTTCCGGTCAATTTCCGGCTCGTCGGTTCCGAGATCAGATATATCGCCGAGAATTGCGAAGCGCGCGCCTTCATCGTGCAGGACGAACTGACGGGCGTGATCGAGTCCGTACGTTTCGAACTCGATATTCCGGCCGCGAATTTCATCAAATTCGGTAGCCGCAAGGCCGAGGGAAATTACCGCGAGTACGAAGACTTGATCGCTGGCTCGCGCGACAGCATTCCGGACGTGAAGGTTGCCGTCACCGACCCGTGGGCCTTCATGTATACCTCGGGCACCACCGGAAAGCCCAAGGGTGCGATCCGCTCACACCGCGCAAGCACCATGATAGCGCTGGTCACGCAATCCGAATTGAGCGTGCGCACCGACGATTCTGCGCTGCTCGTCATGCCGATGTGCCACGCGAACTCGCTGTTTTTCTTCGGCGCGTTTCAGGGCTGTGGTGCGCGCGTGACCGTCTACAACCGGAAAAGCATAGACCCTGAGGAACTGGTTCGCACGCTCTCCGAGAACGGTTCGACCTTCACCTCGCTGGTGCCGACGCATTACATCATGATGCTCGGACTGCCGGTAGCGGTTCGCGCCAAATACAACGTCGACGCGCTCACCAAAATGATGATCTCGTCCGCTCCCGCGCGTGCCGACACCAAGCGCGAGGTCATGGAGTATTTCCGCAATACCGGGTTGTTCGAACTTTACGGCTCGACGGAATGCGGCTGGGTAACGATGCTGCATCCGGAGGAGCAATTCTCGAAGCTCGGTTCGGTCGGGCGCGAAACGGTAGGTTCGCAGCGGATCAGGATCCTCGACCCGCAGGGCAACGAAGTGCCGGACGGCGAGCCGGGCGAACTTTATTCCTGCAATGCGCAGACCTTCGACGGCTACTGGAAGCTGCCCGAAAAAACCAGCGAAGCGTTTCGCGGGGACTACTGCACGGTCGGCGATCTTGCGCGCCGCGACGAGGACGGGTTCATTCATCTGGTCGACCGCAAGAGCAACATGGTGATTTCCGGCGGCGAGAACGTCTATCCGTCGGAGGTCGAGGCCATGCTTGGCGGCCATCCCAAGGTAAAGGATGTTGCGGTCATTGGCGTTGCCGATCCGAAGTGGGGCGAGCGCGTTCATGCAGTAGTCATCGCGCATGATGGTGCGACGCTGACGGAAACAGAGATCATCGAATGGAGCCGTGACAAGATCGCGGGTTACAAACGCCCGCGCTCGATCAGTGTCATCGGCGATAACGAAATGCCGCGCACGGCTACCGGCAAGATTCTGCATCGCGTTTTGCGCGAGCGGTTCTCCGGCAAGGTTTAA
- a CDS encoding transposase, whose translation MPLVKDFPPDLYHLRPGEKPLYGDFPDLKTGVEWFKSLMSEEEWKARRDAQGKRFYQALTGELQDPSGVGRFFENNDRMGWYLFLGESFTDHPWNYEVNFGCRVLPVFAAIGRNLDLLKKIDGFRERCIKVLKSEKAQPNGILFELVVAARYARAGGTVSFRNEKAGLAKSYDLDVDLDGKRWTVECKRIELGEYADKERTRMRELWVPASMQLAMADRNALANITLDIELQDVPDDYLISKAQRFLSAKKASITWSDEIGSGIISDLDLRPIQEAMENSHWLFPGPQYMKLLTGKYIRYDNSLVIQKVKYASNPHYIDDIGLAVVARWECTSERSIEKRARDILNKLAEANEQLPHDVAGVVHIGFEALGTDVVEQRRYEKILSTVQQFDREKSALEYVYCHYFAPEASPEDTWAIDETVQWIGISPTKRPLDKGHVLLPEHAISSRSGVHWIPEPAQQ comes from the coding sequence ATGCCGCTCGTGAAAGACTTTCCTCCTGATCTCTATCATTTGCGCCCCGGTGAAAAGCCGCTGTACGGGGACTTTCCCGACCTAAAGACGGGCGTCGAATGGTTTAAGAGCTTAATGAGCGAGGAGGAATGGAAAGCTCGACGAGACGCCCAAGGCAAGAGATTCTATCAGGCTCTTACGGGTGAGCTTCAAGACCCGAGTGGCGTAGGCCGCTTCTTTGAAAATAACGATAGAATGGGCTGGTACCTTTTCTTGGGCGAGTCTTTCACCGACCATCCTTGGAATTATGAAGTAAATTTTGGTTGTCGCGTCCTGCCAGTATTTGCCGCGATAGGAAGGAATCTCGACCTTCTGAAGAAGATCGACGGCTTTCGCGAGCGCTGCATAAAGGTTCTTAAATCCGAGAAGGCCCAGCCGAACGGAATCCTTTTTGAGCTTGTAGTAGCTGCCAGATATGCTCGCGCCGGCGGGACTGTTTCATTTCGAAATGAGAAAGCCGGTTTAGCAAAAAGCTATGATCTTGATGTCGATCTCGATGGAAAGCGTTGGACGGTAGAGTGCAAGCGGATCGAGCTCGGCGAATACGCAGACAAAGAACGAACTCGGATGAGGGAATTGTGGGTCCCTGCTAGTATGCAGCTCGCAATGGCTGATCGCAACGCATTGGCCAACATTACTTTGGACATCGAGTTACAGGATGTTCCCGACGACTATCTCATTTCTAAAGCGCAGCGCTTTTTGAGCGCGAAGAAGGCTTCGATAACATGGTCCGACGAAATTGGGTCGGGAATAATTTCCGACTTGGATTTACGGCCTATCCAAGAAGCTATGGAGAATTCCCATTGGCTTTTTCCGGGCCCGCAATACATGAAACTGCTGACTGGCAAATATATACGCTACGACAACTCATTGGTCATTCAGAAGGTCAAGTACGCTTCGAACCCGCACTACATTGACGACATCGGTCTAGCCGTTGTTGCCAGATGGGAGTGCACTTCAGAGCGATCTATCGAAAAGCGAGCGAGAGATATTTTAAATAAGCTCGCCGAAGCCAATGAACAGCTACCTCACGACGTAGCAGGTGTTGTGCACATTGGGTTCGAAGCGTTGGGTACGGACGTGGTGGAGCAACGCAGGTACGAAAAGATCCTATCGACCGTACAGCAGTTCGACCGGGAGAAAAGCGCTCTCGAGTACGTCTACTGTCATTATTTTGCACCCGAGGCTTCACCAGAAGATACTTGGGCAATAGACGAAACAGTGCAGTGGATCGGTATTAGTCCGACCAAGAGGCCGCTAGATAAAGGACATGTGCTGTTACCAGAGCACGCAATTAGTAGCCGTAGTGGCGTACACTGGATACCTGAACCGGCACAGCAGTAG